One region of Chryseobacterium sp. SORGH_AS_0447 genomic DNA includes:
- a CDS encoding SDR family oxidoreductase, with translation MNEIFSIKDKVAVITGASGVLGGSLAKSFLKAGAKVVALGRNQEKLDACVKEWTDLGGDAYAVEANVMDLESLEAASKKITEKYGRIDILLNIAGGNIPAATLSPDQSFFDMNMKGWNEVTDLNINGTVYPSFVFGKAMAEQGSGSIVNISSMAAYSAITRVAGYSAAKSAITNFTQWLASDVALKFGDKIRVNAVAPGFFIGDQNRAILLNPDGSLTDRSKKVIAKTPMQRFGEVEELNGAVQFLCSEAASFITGALLPVDGGFSAFSGV, from the coding sequence ATGAACGAAATATTTAGCATAAAAGATAAAGTAGCCGTTATTACAGGAGCTTCCGGCGTTTTGGGCGGAAGCCTGGCCAAGAGTTTCCTTAAAGCAGGAGCGAAAGTCGTAGCGTTAGGCAGAAACCAGGAAAAACTGGATGCCTGCGTTAAAGAATGGACGGATCTGGGCGGTGATGCCTATGCCGTTGAAGCCAATGTGATGGACCTCGAAAGTCTTGAAGCGGCTTCAAAAAAAATTACCGAAAAATACGGCAGAATCGATATTCTGTTAAATATTGCAGGCGGAAATATCCCTGCAGCAACCTTATCTCCCGATCAGTCTTTTTTTGATATGAACATGAAAGGCTGGAATGAGGTAACCGATCTTAACATCAACGGAACCGTTTACCCAAGCTTTGTTTTCGGAAAAGCAATGGCTGAGCAGGGAAGCGGAAGCATCGTTAATATTTCATCAATGGCAGCATATTCAGCGATCACAAGAGTAGCCGGATATTCGGCGGCAAAATCGGCGATCACCAACTTTACGCAGTGGCTGGCATCCGATGTAGCCTTAAAATTCGGTGATAAAATCCGTGTGAATGCAGTAGCACCGGGATTTTTCATCGGTGATCAGAACCGTGCCATTCTTCTGAACCCGGATGGTTCATTAACCGACAGAAGTAAAAAAGTAATCGCCAAAACCCCGATGCAGCGTTTTGGAGAAGTGGAAGAGCTAAACGGAGCTGTACAGTTCCTCTGCTCGGAAGCCGCAAGTTTTATTACCGGGGCTTTATTACCGGTAGACGGAGGTTTCAGTGCCTTCAGCGGCGTTTAA
- a CDS encoding glycoside hydrolase 43 family protein codes for MNIKKSFYIVSFLGFIGLNSLSAQVNPSQKATTAFTNPIIWADAPDLSITRNGDDFYLISTTMHLMPGAPVMHSRDLVHWEMASYVFNTLNDNSKYDLLNGTVYGRGQWASSIRYHKGKYYVLFSPNDEPFKSYFYVTDNPERGNWKLLTRTRHFHDASLLFDDDDRVYVFTSNKVFELSPDFKTIIGNQDGTEVFQKDASETGLLEGNQIIKKDGKYYMMMISWPRGGKRRQEVYRADKVNGPYEKKVILEDNFLGFSYAGQGALIDDKNGNWYSLIFQDRNGVGRVPVLLPVKWENGWPVLGDNGKVPLTGQIPLPPFKPNNHLVESDEFSDQKMKIQWQWNHNPLNSAWSLSERKGFLRLKTSRVVDNIYLAPNTLTQRMEGPKSSGTVALDVKGMKDGDVAGFSAFNGDSGILSVVMEGGKKYVVFSTNEVSLDNKTKAVTDVKKEEKKRIPLNANKVYFKIDADFNLGKDLADFYYSTDQKNWTEMAKDYKMIFDYRRFFMGSKFAIFNYATKDPGGFVDVDFFRVKTDVK; via the coding sequence GTGAATATTAAAAAATCATTTTATATAGTTTCTTTTTTGGGATTTATCGGGCTGAATTCACTTTCAGCCCAGGTAAATCCTTCTCAGAAGGCAACCACGGCATTTACCAATCCCATCATCTGGGCCGATGCCCCGGATTTATCCATTACCCGGAACGGTGACGATTTTTACCTCATCAGTACTACGATGCACCTGATGCCGGGTGCCCCTGTGATGCATTCCAGAGACCTGGTGCATTGGGAAATGGCAAGCTATGTTTTCAACACGTTGAATGATAATTCAAAATACGACCTGCTGAACGGAACCGTCTACGGGCGCGGGCAGTGGGCCTCTTCCATCCGGTATCACAAAGGAAAATATTATGTTTTGTTTTCCCCGAACGACGAACCGTTTAAATCCTATTTTTATGTCACCGACAATCCTGAAAGAGGAAACTGGAAGCTGTTGACGAGAACAAGACATTTTCACGATGCGTCTTTGTTGTTTGACGATGACGACCGTGTGTATGTGTTTACTTCCAATAAAGTTTTCGAGCTGAGCCCGGATTTTAAAACCATCATCGGAAATCAGGACGGAACAGAAGTTTTTCAGAAAGATGCCTCCGAAACCGGATTGCTGGAAGGTAACCAGATCATCAAGAAAGACGGAAAGTACTACATGATGATGATTTCCTGGCCGAGAGGTGGAAAACGCCGGCAGGAAGTGTACAGGGCCGATAAAGTCAACGGACCTTACGAAAAGAAAGTTATTCTTGAAGATAACTTCCTGGGGTTTTCCTATGCCGGACAGGGTGCGTTGATTGACGATAAGAACGGAAATTGGTATTCCCTGATTTTTCAGGACAGAAACGGGGTAGGAAGGGTCCCTGTTTTACTTCCGGTGAAATGGGAGAACGGCTGGCCGGTGTTGGGCGATAATGGAAAAGTGCCATTAACGGGGCAGATTCCGCTTCCGCCTTTCAAACCGAACAACCATCTGGTGGAAAGCGACGAATTCTCAGATCAAAAAATGAAAATCCAGTGGCAGTGGAACCACAATCCCCTGAATTCAGCCTGGTCATTATCTGAAAGAAAAGGATTTTTAAGACTGAAAACGAGTAGAGTAGTAGACAATATTTACCTTGCTCCGAATACGCTTACCCAAAGAATGGAAGGCCCAAAATCCAGTGGCACCGTAGCCCTGGATGTAAAAGGAATGAAAGATGGTGATGTTGCCGGTTTCAGTGCATTTAACGGGGATTCGGGAATTTTGTCTGTTGTCATGGAAGGCGGGAAAAAATATGTGGTATTTTCAACCAACGAAGTGAGTCTGGACAATAAAACCAAAGCGGTAACGGATGTTAAAAAAGAAGAGAAAAAACGGATTCCTTTGAACGCTAACAAAGTTTACTTTAAAATCGATGCCGATTTCAACCTTGGAAAAGATCTGGCAGATTTTTATTACAGCACCGACCAGAAAAACTGGACTGAAATGGCAAAAGATTACAAAATGATTTTCGATTACCGGAGATTTTTCATGGGTTCCAAATTTGCGATCTTCAATTATGCCACTAAAGATCCGGGCGGTTTTGTGGATGTTGATTTTTTTAGGGTTAAAACAGATGTAAAATAA
- a CDS encoding glycoside hydrolase family 95 protein: MKPTYCILTFCLFISVFSPAQKGGKNKLWYDKPAKQWVEALPVGNGRLAAMVYGDLSKEKFQLNESTFWSGGPSRNDNPDGPKVLDSIRYYLFNGNYKRAQILADQGLTAKSLHGSAYQNIGDLTLDFNDFKEVKNYYRELDIEKAVATTIFTSNGITFKREVFASIPDHVIVIKLSSDRKKALNFTAHFNGELKKNVKAIDANTLQMDGLSSTLDGVQGQVKFNALAKFINKGGKTQVLGNGISVTDADEVLVLISIATNFTDYKTLQADEVSKSKKYIEAAQNKSFTSLFKNHLAAYQKYFKRVDFNVGTSEAAKNPTDIRVKNFATTNDPELISLYYQFGRYLLISSSQPGGQPANLQGIWNNSNKPAWDSKYTININTEMNYWPAEKTGLSEMHEPLIRMVKDLSESGKETAKLMYNSRGWVAHHNTDIWRITGVVDFANAGMWPMGGAWLSQHLWDKYLYSGDLNYLRSVYPVLKSAAQFYEDFLIEEPTHHWLVVSPSMSPENIPQGHQGSALAAGNTMDNQLMFDLFTKTKKAAEILNLDSDKIPVWNTIISKLPPMQIGRYGQLQEWMGDWDNPADNHRHVSHLYGLFPSNQINPFTAPELTDAAKNVLLHRGDVSTGWSMGWKVNLWAKLLDGNHANKLIKDQLTLVEKDGWGSKGGTYPNLFDAHPPFQIDGNFGCTSGITEMLLQTQNGFIDILPALPDEWKNGDISGLKTYGGFEVSIIWENNKAKEITIKSKLGGNCRLRIPNEMQLTGNAKLKKAEGKNTNLFFETPDIKEPMISSKAKLNSIEIKNGLVYDFSTEAGKTYILKMK; this comes from the coding sequence GTGAAACCAACCTATTGCATACTTACCTTCTGTCTATTCATAAGCGTATTTTCCCCTGCCCAGAAAGGAGGGAAAAACAAACTTTGGTATGACAAGCCTGCCAAGCAGTGGGTGGAAGCATTGCCTGTCGGAAACGGAAGGCTTGCGGCAATGGTTTACGGCGATCTTTCCAAAGAAAAGTTTCAGCTCAATGAGAGCACTTTCTGGTCCGGCGGTCCTTCCCGGAACGATAACCCGGACGGGCCGAAAGTCCTGGATTCTATCCGGTATTATTTATTCAACGGAAATTACAAACGGGCACAAATTCTTGCAGACCAGGGACTAACGGCGAAAAGCCTTCATGGTTCAGCCTATCAGAATATCGGCGATCTTACCCTTGATTTTAATGACTTTAAAGAGGTTAAAAATTATTATCGGGAATTAGATATCGAAAAAGCCGTTGCCACTACAATATTTACTTCAAACGGAATTACATTTAAAAGAGAAGTTTTCGCTTCCATTCCGGATCATGTTATTGTTATCAAACTGAGTTCAGACCGAAAAAAAGCACTCAATTTTACCGCTCACTTCAATGGTGAACTTAAAAAAAACGTAAAGGCCATTGATGCCAATACTTTACAGATGGATGGTTTATCATCTACATTGGATGGTGTTCAGGGTCAGGTGAAATTCAATGCACTGGCAAAATTCATCAACAAAGGCGGAAAAACGCAGGTTTTAGGAAACGGAATTTCAGTAACTGATGCAGATGAAGTATTGGTCCTCATTTCGATCGCCACCAATTTTACAGATTACAAAACCTTACAGGCAGACGAAGTTTCAAAAAGTAAAAAATACATCGAAGCCGCACAAAATAAATCTTTTACAAGCTTATTTAAAAATCACCTGGCGGCCTATCAGAAATATTTCAAAAGAGTAGATTTCAATGTAGGCACTTCGGAGGCAGCAAAAAATCCGACCGATATCAGGGTTAAAAACTTTGCAACCACCAACGATCCGGAGCTCATTTCATTATATTACCAATTCGGACGCTATCTCCTGATTTCCTCGTCACAGCCAGGCGGTCAGCCTGCCAATCTCCAAGGCATCTGGAACAATTCCAACAAACCGGCCTGGGACAGCAAATACACCATCAACATCAACACGGAAATGAATTACTGGCCGGCCGAAAAAACCGGTTTATCGGAAATGCATGAACCGCTGATCCGGATGGTAAAAGATCTGAGTGAATCCGGAAAAGAAACCGCAAAACTAATGTACAACAGCCGTGGCTGGGTCGCTCACCACAACACCGATATCTGGAGGATCACCGGGGTAGTAGACTTTGCCAATGCCGGCATGTGGCCGATGGGCGGAGCCTGGCTTTCCCAGCACCTGTGGGACAAATACCTGTACAGCGGGGATCTGAATTACCTCAGATCGGTCTATCCGGTTCTGAAATCTGCCGCTCAATTCTATGAAGATTTTCTGATAGAAGAACCTACGCACCATTGGTTGGTCGTGAGCCCATCGATGTCTCCTGAAAATATTCCGCAGGGACATCAGGGCAGTGCTTTAGCTGCAGGCAATACCATGGATAACCAGTTAATGTTTGATCTGTTCACCAAGACCAAAAAAGCAGCAGAAATTCTTAATCTTGACTCAGATAAAATTCCGGTTTGGAACACCATCATTTCAAAATTACCGCCGATGCAGATCGGAAGATACGGACAACTGCAGGAATGGATGGGCGATTGGGATAACCCGGCAGACAACCATAGGCATGTGTCGCATCTGTATGGTTTGTTTCCTTCCAACCAGATTAATCCCTTCACCGCACCGGAACTGACAGACGCAGCCAAAAACGTTCTCCTTCATCGAGGCGATGTTTCCACAGGCTGGTCGATGGGCTGGAAAGTCAATCTCTGGGCCAAATTGCTGGATGGAAACCATGCCAATAAATTGATCAAAGACCAACTGACCCTGGTAGAAAAGGACGGCTGGGGAAGCAAAGGCGGAACGTACCCAAATCTATTCGATGCCCATCCGCCGTTCCAGATCGACGGAAACTTCGGCTGTACCTCGGGAATCACCGAAATGCTGCTGCAGACGCAGAACGGTTTCATTGACATTCTTCCGGCACTTCCCGACGAATGGAAAAACGGCGATATCTCCGGACTGAAAACCTATGGCGGATTTGAAGTAAGCATTATTTGGGAAAATAATAAAGCCAAAGAAATTACCATCAAATCAAAACTGGGCGGTAACTGCCGGCTGAGAATACCTAATGAAATGCAGCTCACCGGAAATGCAAAACTCAAAAAAGCGGAAGGCAAAAATACGAATCTCTTTTTTGAGACACCTGACATTAAGGAACCAATGATTTCTAGCAAAGCTAAATTGAATTCGATTGAAATTAAAAACGGTTTGGTGTACGATTTCTCGACTGAAGCGGGAAAAACATATATTTTAAAAATGAAATAG
- the uxuA gene encoding mannonate dehydratase, giving the protein MEKTWRWFGKKDKITLETLRQIGVEGIVSALHDIPNGQVWSLEAVNDYKNYIESYGLRWSVVESLPVSEAIKYGGEDRDFLIENYITSLENLGKAGVTTVCYNFMPVLDWARTDLFHAWEDGSSSLYFDKAKFAYFEIYILKRKGAENDYTQEILQKVEELKNTLTEEDNNDLIDSVIVKTQGFVNGNIKEGDLNPVEKFNNLLALYDGIDKDQLRQNLKYFLEKIMPVCEKWGIQMCVHPDDPPFALLGLPRIVTNEEDIDWFLNTVDNPHNGLTFCAGSLSANFQNDVPKLAQKFAHRTKFVHLRSTNVFENGDFIEAHHLGGRGKLIDVIRVFEKENPDLPMRIDHGRLLTEDVDKGYNPGYSFLGRMLALGQIEGVMAAVQNEMAR; this is encoded by the coding sequence ATGGAAAAAACCTGGCGTTGGTTTGGCAAAAAAGATAAAATAACATTGGAGACGCTGCGTCAGATCGGTGTCGAAGGAATTGTTTCTGCACTTCACGATATCCCGAACGGGCAGGTCTGGAGTTTGGAGGCGGTGAATGATTATAAAAATTATATTGAAAGTTACGGTCTTCGCTGGTCTGTGGTAGAAAGCCTTCCGGTAAGCGAAGCCATCAAATACGGAGGTGAAGACCGCGACTTTTTGATAGAAAACTACATCACCAGTCTTGAAAATCTGGGCAAAGCAGGTGTAACAACCGTTTGTTACAACTTTATGCCGGTATTGGATTGGGCAAGAACAGATCTTTTTCACGCATGGGAAGACGGTTCGTCATCTTTGTATTTTGATAAAGCCAAATTTGCTTATTTTGAAATTTATATTTTAAAAAGAAAAGGAGCAGAAAACGACTATACGCAGGAAATTCTTCAGAAAGTAGAAGAACTGAAAAATACGTTGACCGAAGAGGACAACAATGATCTTATTGATTCCGTAATTGTAAAAACCCAGGGATTCGTCAACGGAAATATTAAAGAAGGCGACCTGAATCCGGTTGAAAAATTCAACAATTTACTGGCGCTGTATGACGGAATTGATAAAGACCAGCTTCGCCAAAACCTTAAATATTTTCTTGAAAAAATAATGCCGGTTTGCGAAAAATGGGGCATCCAGATGTGTGTACATCCCGACGATCCGCCTTTCGCTTTGTTAGGTTTACCAAGAATCGTAACCAATGAAGAAGACATCGACTGGTTCTTAAATACAGTAGATAATCCTCATAATGGACTGACGTTCTGTGCAGGATCACTAAGTGCCAATTTTCAGAATGATGTACCGAAGCTGGCTCAGAAATTTGCACACCGCACAAAATTTGTCCACCTCAGAAGCACCAATGTTTTCGAGAATGGAGATTTTATTGAAGCCCATCATTTAGGCGGAAGAGGAAAATTAATTGATGTCATCCGCGTATTCGAAAAAGAAAACCCGGATCTACCAATGCGGATCGATCACGGAAGGCTTCTGACGGAAGATGTAGATAAAGGGTATAATCCCGGCTACTCATTCCTGGGCAGAATGTTGGCTTTGGGACAGATCGAAGGCGTAATGGCCGCTGTACAAAACGAAATGGCGAGATAA
- a CDS encoding glycoside hydrolase family 43 protein produces the protein MKKRPMNPNFLKNKFTLLTAAAFLSVSNISAQTFSDFSYRGNDKIYNDNPLKPDEFYSPILQGCYPDPSITKKGDDYYLVNSSFSMFPGVPIFTSKDMVNWKQIGHVLDRPSQLKVEKGGVSQGIYAPDIKYNKYNDTFYMITTQIAGGVGNMVVKTKDPAKGWSEVQKLNFDGIDPAIFFDDDGKAYIVHNDAPPKGTEQYQGHRVIKMWDYDLEKDQVVTGSDRIIVNAGVDITQKPIWIEGPHLYKYKGKYYLMCAEGGTGGWHSEVIFMADSPKGPFVPAKNNPILTQRYFPKDRKEKVDWAGHADLVEGPNGQWYGVFLAIRPNVNNRVNKGRETFVLPVDWSGTYPVFQNGLVPMKPKLKLPEGAQNQTGQNGFFPNGNFTYNDKLTDKNLDYRWIAMRGPRENFITSTKNGIKVNPMETNIKALAPVSALFHRLQHEDFETSVTLDFKPKSEKELAGITCYQSERFNYVFGITKKDKDYYIVLERTEKGASKLIASEKISWSKNIKLQVVGENDNLSFNYTVDGKSFKNLGGPVSGDILSTDVAGGFTGSLIGLYSTSSNDIVPN, from the coding sequence ATGAAAAAGAGACCCATGAATCCGAATTTTTTAAAGAACAAATTCACTCTGCTGACGGCAGCAGCGTTCTTAAGCGTGAGCAATATTTCTGCTCAGACCTTTTCCGATTTCAGCTACCGTGGAAACGATAAAATATACAATGACAATCCACTGAAACCGGACGAGTTCTATTCGCCGATCCTTCAGGGCTGTTACCCGGATCCGAGCATCACCAAAAAAGGGGATGATTATTACCTGGTGAATTCTTCATTTTCCATGTTTCCGGGAGTTCCGATCTTCACATCGAAAGATATGGTCAACTGGAAACAAATCGGCCACGTACTGGATCGCCCGTCTCAGTTAAAAGTAGAAAAAGGAGGGGTTTCCCAAGGAATTTATGCACCGGACATCAAGTATAATAAATACAACGACACGTTCTATATGATCACCACGCAGATTGCTGGCGGAGTAGGAAACATGGTCGTGAAAACCAAAGACCCGGCCAAAGGCTGGAGCGAAGTGCAGAAGCTGAATTTCGACGGCATCGATCCTGCGATCTTCTTTGACGATGACGGAAAAGCCTATATCGTTCACAACGATGCGCCGCCAAAGGGAACCGAGCAGTATCAGGGTCATCGTGTGATCAAAATGTGGGATTACGATCTTGAGAAAGACCAGGTGGTAACAGGATCAGACAGAATTATCGTGAACGCCGGGGTGGATATTACCCAGAAACCGATTTGGATTGAAGGGCCGCATTTATACAAATACAAAGGAAAATATTACCTGATGTGCGCGGAAGGCGGAACAGGCGGATGGCACAGCGAAGTGATCTTCATGGCTGACTCTCCGAAAGGACCTTTCGTTCCGGCGAAGAACAACCCGATTCTGACGCAGCGGTATTTCCCGAAAGACCGGAAGGAAAAAGTGGACTGGGCAGGCCACGCCGATTTGGTGGAAGGACCGAACGGACAATGGTATGGCGTATTCCTGGCTATCAGGCCGAACGTCAACAACCGGGTGAACAAAGGCCGTGAAACCTTCGTATTACCGGTAGACTGGAGCGGAACGTATCCGGTTTTCCAGAACGGGCTGGTCCCGATGAAGCCGAAATTGAAATTACCGGAAGGTGCTCAAAACCAGACCGGACAAAACGGATTTTTCCCGAACGGAAACTTTACGTACAACGATAAACTTACTGATAAAAACCTGGATTACCGTTGGATCGCCATGCGCGGTCCGCGTGAAAACTTCATCACATCCACGAAAAACGGAATAAAAGTAAATCCGATGGAAACGAATATTAAAGCACTGGCTCCGGTATCCGCTTTGTTCCACAGGCTGCAGCATGAAGATTTTGAAACTTCCGTAACCCTGGATTTCAAGCCGAAGTCCGAAAAGGAACTGGCTGGAATCACCTGCTACCAAAGCGAAAGGTTCAACTATGTGTTTGGGATTACGAAAAAAGACAAAGACTATTATATCGTTCTGGAAAGAACCGAAAAAGGAGCATCCAAATTGATTGCCAGCGAGAAAATTTCATGGTCCAAAAACATCAAATTACAAGTGGTGGGTGAGAATGACAACCTCAGTTTCAACTATACCGTGGACGGGAAAAGCTTTAAAAACCTGGGCGGACCGGTTTCCGGAGACATTTTATCAACCGATGTGGCAGGTGGTTTCACCGGAAGCTTAATCGGTTTGTACAGCACATCGTCTAACGATATTGTACCGAATTAA